A segment of the Cohnella algarum genome:
AGCTGACCCCCGCCTTGTACAACGAGGCGCTGCTGCGGGCGCTGGCGACGCAGGCGCACGAGTTCCTTGCCGGAAGGGAAGTCGTCCGGGGCGAGCGCGCCTATTATTTCGGCCACGCGGTGTCGCTGCGGCTGCTCAAGCGGCTGCATCTCGGGACCGAGGGGGAGGATTCGCTCCGCTCGATTTCCGCCTTTTTGTTCGATATGCGGTGGAGCCGTTATTTTGTCCGCGACCTGCTGCGGGAGTTGACCGCGACGTTCGGCGCCGCCCACGCCGGTTATTTGGAGGAGTTCTCGCAAATCATCGAAGAGTGGGAGACCGTGCACAAAAAGCTGCAGGGCTCGGGCGGAAGCGAGAAGGCGGCGGATCGCCTGGCCGCGCTTAGCCGGTCGCTGGAGGCGCTGATCGGCCGGGAGTATCGGCTGTACGAACGCATCCGGAAGGATCACGCTTCGGTGCCGCCGTTCGAACGGCGAGGATCGGGCCGTAACGCCGGGCATCGGGACGCGATCGTCCGCATCGTGCTCGACAGCTGCCGGGAAATCAATTCGGTCCACAACGGACGCATTCCGGTGGAGCTCGGCTTGCAAACGCCGCTTTACGGGCGCGACGGCAATCTGGACTCGCTCGGGCTGGTAACGCTGCTCGCCACGGTGGAGCAGGGGATCCAGGACGAGCTCGGGTTGGGCGTCGCCTTGTCCGACGGAGCGGAGCCGGCGGCGGGAATGTCCGACAGCCCTTACCGCACGGTGGACAGCCTGGTCGGGTATTTGCTCGGGCGGCTGCCGGAAGCGGGCTAAGCCGGAGGAGGTGGACCATGTATCGAAGCTTTCTGTTTGACCGCTTCGGGGAGTTCGGCTCGCGGACGGCATTCGTATGGCGCGGGACGGCGTATTCGTACGACTGGCTGGCGAACGCCGTCGCGCTCCTGTCGGAGCAGCTGCGCCTCGAAGGCATCGAACGGCGCGTCGTTTCGCTGGAGGAATCGTATACCCCGCACGCGGTCGCCGCGCTGTTTGCCTTGTTCGCAAGGGGAAACATCGTGCTGCCGCTCGATCCCCAGCTGGTCGAGGCCAAAAAGCTCGAATATTTGGCGATCGGCGAGGCCGAAGCGCGAGTTCGTTCGGACGAGGGGGGAATCGTCGCACGCCCGCACCGGGAAGGCGGCATTTCCCATCCGCTGCTCGCGTCGCTGCTGATGGAGGGCGCGCCGGGCCTGGTCATTTTCTCCTCCGGATCGACGGGGAAAAGCAAGGCCGCCGTTCACCACGCCGACCGGCTGCTCGGCAAGTTCCGCAAAACCGGGCGCCCGCGGCGGACCATTCCGTTTATGATGTTCGACCATATCGGCGGCATGAACACGCTGCTGCAGACGCTGGCGAGCGGAGGCAGCCTGTGCATATTGGAGGACCGCTCCCCCGCCGAGGTTTGCAGGGTGATCGAGCGTTACCGGGTCGAAGCGCTGCCGGTATCCCCGACGTTCATGAATTTGCTGCTCATTAGCGGAGCTTACCGGGAATTCGATTTATCGAGCCTGGAGGTCGTTTCCTACGGCTCGGAAGTGATGCCGGAGAGCACCCTGGCCGCCTGGAACGCCGTTTTTCCGAATGTGCGCACGGTTCAGGCGTACGGCATGTCCGAGCTCGGCATCCTGCGGACGAAGTCCAAAGGCGGGGACTCGCTCCTTTTTTCCATCGAATCGGACAGCGCGCAGTACCGGATTGTCGACGGCATGCTGGAAGTGAAGACGGAGACGGCCATGCTCGGGTATTTGAACGCGCCGGATCCGTTCACGGAGGACGGCTGGCTGCGCACGGGCGACGAGGCGATTGCGGAGGGCGGCTTTATCCGCATCCTCGGGCGCCGCTCGGAAATCATCAACATCGGCGGGGAGAAGGTGTACCCGGCCGAGGTGGAAAGCGTGCTGCAGCAGCTCGATTTCATCGAGGAGGCCGCGGTAAGCGCGGAGCCGAACGCCATTACCGGGCAGATGGTGACGGCGACCGTCAAGCTGCGGGAGGAACTGCCCCTTAAAGAGGCGCGCCGGCGGATTTGGGCGTATTGCTCGGATAAGTTGCCCCCTTTTAAAATTCCGCAAAAAATCGTCGTGACGACCGAATCGCTTGTCGGCAGCCGCATGAAAAAGAGGAGAACCCCGCAGCAAGCGAACAGGGATTGAGCGGGTTAGCTGGCGGACGGGGATTGAGCGGGCTGGCCGGCGTACAGGGATTGAGTGGGCTGGCTGGCAAACGGGGACTGAGTGGGCTGGCTGGCGAACGGGGATTAAGCGGGTTAGCTGGTAAAGCGAACAGGGATTGAGCGGGTTAGCGGGCGTACAGGGATTGTCCGGGTTAGCTGGCGGACGGGGATTGAGCGGGCTGGCCGGCGTACAGGGATTGAGTGGGCTGGCTGGCAAACGGGGACTGAGCGGGCTGGCCGGCGTACAGGGATTGTCCGGGATTGCGGGCGAACAGGGGTTGTCCGAGTTTGCGTGACCGCGCCGGCTTCGTTGCATGATTGGAAGTGGCTGAGCAGTACTACTAAATCCAATTCTGAGGAGTGTTTGGACGATGCAAACGACGGTAGAACGATACGCGCAGGAACTGGAGCAATTCCACCGGGACGGATACGTCGTATTCAAAAACGCGTTGAACGCCGAGCAGGTCGCCGCCGTCAAAGAAGGCATTCGGCAGGCGTTCGAAGGCAAGGGGCCGGAAGTCATGCTTCAGGGGCCGATGTTCGAAAGGGGCGAAATTTTCGAGTCGCTCGTCGACTACCCCGGCGTTTCCGAGTTCATCGAGGAAGTGATCGGCCCGGACTGCCAGCTCAGCAGCATGAACGGGATGCGGACGATCCGGGAAAACGCGGTCAGCAAATGGCACGTCGACGAAGCGCTGTTCCTGCCGCTCCCGGACGGCGTCGAGCTGGATCCGCGCATTCAGCTGCCGGTTTACTTGTGCAACGCCCTCTATTACCTGGACGACATTACGGAAGATCTCGGCCCGACGCAGATCGTTCCCGGCTCGCACCGGGCGGGCAAGCACCTGGCCTTCGCCGACGAGATCGGCATGTACAAGGGACGCGGTCCCGAATCGGTGCTCGTGAACGCCGGCGACTGCCTCGTGTTCAACAGCCAGCTCTGGCACCGCGGGGCGCCGAACAGGACCGACCGGCCGCGTTACGTGCAGCAGATCATCTATCGGAAAAAATTCCTCGTGCCGCGCATGAGCCACGACGACAACGCGGGCTATCGGGTGCCGCAGGACATTCTCGACCGCGCCAACCCGCGGCGGAAGCGGCTGCTGGGGTATAACGAGCGGATTTTTTGAGAGTTGGCGCTGCCGGATTCGCGTTCGGATGGGAGGGACCCCGGCGTAAACGGGGGCGTCTCGCGTAGCAAGGTTGACGCAGCATAGTCAGGTTGGCGCAGCGTAAGCAGCGAGCCGGTCCAGGGGGGCGTCCCGTGAGCGGATTTTGATCCGCTTGAGGGGCTGCCCCCTTGTTTTTTGCATTTTCTCCGTTTGGTCGGCTTTTGTCGATTGCGCCGGATTTCCTTGATGTAGTGCATTGGGTGCACCACATGGCGTCTCCCCGCCTGGATTTCCCTGATGTAGTGCGCTGGGTGCACCACATGGGCGTCTCCCCGGTTGGATTTCCCCGATGTAGTGCGCTGGGTGCACCACATGGGCGTCTACCCGACCGGATTTCCCCGATGTAGTGCGCTGGGTGCACCACATGGGCGTCTACCCGACCGGATTTCCCCGATGTAGTGTACTGGGTGCACCACATGGGCGTCTCCCCGGTTGGATTTCCCCGATGTAGTGCATTGGGTGCACCACATGGGCGTCTCCCCGGTTGGATTTCCCCGATGTAGTGTACTGGGTGCACCACATGGGCGTCTCCCCGGCTGGATTTCCCTGATGTAGTGCACTGGGTACACCATATGGGCGTCTCCCCGGCCGGATTTCCCCGATGTAGTGTACTGGATGCACTACATGGTCATCGCTCCCGCTGGATTCCTCCAATTCTGCGCCGAATACGCGCTGAAACAACCCTCCGTAGACATTCGGTGGGTTGTTTGCGTTGGCGGAGGATTCGATGTGCCGCGCGGCGGCCACATTGGATTTCGAGTTGTGTTGGACTCCTTTAAGGAAGACTGGCTGCTCACCGCATGCCATCCGGGGAAAGATAGAGTTACGGAGGTAAGCCCCGATTGCCGGCTTCCGGAAAGACCTTATGAATGCGTAGCATATGGTGTGGGATGCGACTACGATAAATTCCTCGTCGTCACGCCGAAGGGGAGTTTCAGTCCACGCATCCGTGTGGGATGCGACGGGGCGGGATGTCCACCTACGGCGGCCGACTCGTGGTTTCAATCCACGCATCCGTGTGGGATGCGACTTAAACAAGGCTATGGCCGACATCGATCGGCAGATGTTTCAATCCACGCATCCGTGTGGGATGCGACCAAAATCCTCGACGGCCGTAATCCGGTCGTCCTGTTTCAATCCACGCATCCGTGTGGGATGCGACACGAGTTGTACGAATACTGCAAGATGGTACTTGAGGGTTTCAATCCACGCATCCGTGTGGGATGCGACAATCCCCTATGACGTTACCGTCACCGCCATAGGTTTCAATCCACGCATCCGTGTGGGATGCGACACACAAACGATACGACGAGCAGCAGAGGGACAAGTTTCAATCCACGCATCCGTGTGGGATGCGACGTTTCAGCATCGTCAAGGTCCAAGATTTTTGCCGTTTCAATCCACGCATCCGTGTGGGATGCGACCGCCCGGGCGGTAGACGCGACCCGGTGGGGCGTTGGTTTCAATCCACGCATCCGTGTGGGATGCGACCGAAGACGCCCTGTGGTTCGATGTGCCGAACCGGTTTCAATCCACGCATCCGTGTGGGATGCGACGCAGAGCTTGCGGTGATCGAACTGAGGGAAAGGGTTTCAATCCACGCATCCGTGTGGGATGCGACATCGACTGGAAACAAGGCCGGCCATTACATCTCGTTTCAATCCACGCATCCGTGTGGGATGCGACTAGCCGCCCTGGATCGGGACGGCGGCCCTCTATGTTTCAATCCACGCATCCGTGTGGGATGCGACAGCGCGATTTCAAAGCCCTTGTGCTGTAAGGGCTTGCAAGCGCTTTAGTGCGAATCTCATTTTATTATACTTCAAAACAAGGTGAATTTCATGATAAAACGCTAAAAACCCAGTCGTATCAAGGGGTGCGAATCTCCCAGGAAAATCATGTGCGCTTGGGGTTCGCACCGAGATTAGGGCGATACATGAGCGAGCGACTAACTCGATGGTTTGGCGGCTTAGTTGTAATATCCTTTTTAGAAGTCCGGTGATTTAGGTCAGTTGTAACCGTCTCTTCGGCATAAAAAAAGAGGAAAACAACCCAACCAGCGCCGAAATGAGCAGGTCCGACACTGCCTCCATCATCACGGATTTCGGTTTTGGACATGCCAAAACACCGGTTTGTGGTCGCTTTTTCTTAAACCGGCACAGTCTTTTCAGATTTTGAACGATGGCCGTGAGCACCGCCTGCTCTTGCATGCAGTCCAATCCACGGCTCCGTGCGCGGCCCAGGCCATGCGCGACTTTGCTTTCGGCAAACACATGCTCGCACCGCGTCCGCAACTTTTGCAGATGACGGTAAGAACCCATAAGCTGAATTCGTTTGGCTTTGTTTCGAATTTGGATTTCCCGGATTTTGGCCAGCCGTTTGCGTTGTTTCTCCGGATCGTTCGTTTGACGTTTCCAAGCAGGTACATCTTCCAGTGTCAGGTTGCGAAGCGAAACCAGGGGAACAATCCCTTGCTCGAACAACGCTTGCAGATAATCTGTCGTACCGTAGGCTTTATCGGCAGAAAGCGTCCGAATCCGGATTTGCGGATGGGCAAAACGGATCGCGAAGAGCTGCCGCAAGCTCGTTTCACGCTCAGCCGTTCCGGACGCGATGCTCGCTTGCGTAGACAGAATGACGCCGGATTTGATATCCGTCACATCATGCACCAAATACCGCAAATGCGCTTCCTGACCGTTGCTCTTTTTGTACAAGCGGGCATCCGGATCCGTTACGCTGCGGTGGGTCTTGTTCGAGAACGTTTTGCCATGAAAATCTTCATGCGTCGCTTCGTCTTCCAGCAGCCGCTCTTTTTGCGCGGGCGGTGCGGGCGGCTGTCGGTCATCATCGGAATCATGGGCGACACCACCGGTCTCTTCATCTTGCCGGGCCATGCGAGCCAAATAGTCTTCAATCGACTCCACCGGGGCCAGGGTGATTTCTTTCAAGCTGTGAATGGATGCGTTGGCCCGTACCTGGGTGCCGTCGACGCCGACATGCACATCGGGTTGGACCAGTCCCGCGGCGATGCACTGATCGACGACATGTTTCATCAGCTTCTCAAAAACACCGTGCGTTCGCCACAATTTCCGGGTCTTCACCAAGGTCGTCCGATCCGGCAGGGACGGCCGCGATGAGTCCGGGCGCACGACGGATTCGAAATCCAGTCCGCAAAACCACAAATAGCCCGCATGCATGGGCAACAGTTGATACAATTCCCGTTCGGAATGGTTGAACAAATACGAAAGCAGCATCAGTCGAACCATCCGCTCCGGGTCAGCCGCCGGGCGGCCGGTACGTTCCGTATATAGAGGCGCCACCCAATCATGAACGATGGAAAAATCAAGCGCTTCGTTCAGTTGGCGCAGGATGTGCTTTTTCGGCACGAGTTCATCCATATCCACGAATTGGAACATCTGAGGCTGGATAGCCGATGACTTGCGGGCTTTCATACCTAATCACTCTTTCGATAGTCGTGTTACGATATTAATTCGACAAAACCGTGATAAAAGCCTGCTTACGCGGACTTTATCACCGGACTTTTAGAAAATCGTTCGGATCATGGTCTGCCAATGGTTTTGAAAGATAACCCGTGTTCGCCTAGAGCGTCCCGAAGCTTGGGTAAAGATGCTGGTCCCATGCCGTGAAGTTTCAAAATCTCTTTCTCGCTGTAATTCGCAAGTTGTTGGACCGAAATGATTCCCTCATGCTCCAAAGCCCGTCTTGCTGGGGAGGAAAGAAGGGAAAGAAATCCGGACTCGGGTTTGCGTTCTTGCTCGCAGATGGGGCAAGTGGGGCAGTCGCTGCTTTTATAGTATTCGTGTCCTTTTTCGCAAGTTCTTAATGCTTTACTCGAAGCTGCCATGGGCGCATCTCCTTATTCTGTCTTCTTCGCTCGTTTGCCTATTGAGCCTGAACTTCGAGAAAAGAGAAAAACGCTGATCAATCCACGCATCCACATGGGATGCGACAATGAAAAACGGCCTATCCTCGGCTCCACCCGAGTTTCAATCCACGCATCCACATGGGATGCGACCGGAGGTCGGGCGCTCCTGAATTGTTACGCCGTGTTGTTTCAATCCACGCATCCACATGGGATGCGACCGGTAGGTTTTGTCGATGTCTGCTACCGACTGGGAGTTTCAATCCCGCATCCACATGGGATGCGACGGGAAGGCTATGTCGCCTTGATCTGGAATGCCGTAAGCGTCAAACTCTCCCCACCTTCGTTCCTTGCAATAACCGTGAGATAATCCTCCTCATAGTCCAATTGGGGGAGGATTTTTTATGGCCAGAGAAGACGTACAGAAGAAATGGGAAGAACGAATTGCCGCTTTCCGTTCCAGTGGAGAAAAAGCAGCAAGATGGTGCAAAGCCAATCAGGTGGATCGTCGCGGGCTCTATACATGGATGAAGAGACTAAGCGGTTCATCCCCTGCTGCTGTCAAGTCAGCCACCTTCGTCAAAGCTCATATTACTCCCGAGCCGGAAGCCACACCTTCGGCTTGCCTTCGCATCCGAATCGGCGCAGCCGTCATCGAGGTTGACGCCGGGTTCAATCCCGCTTTGCTCCGCGACGTGGTGCAGGCTTTGGAGGTCATATGCTGAGCGAATTAACCAGCCGTCAGGTATTTCTGGCTTGTGGCAGCACGGATTTACGTAAATCCATCGACGGATTGGCTGCTCTTGTCCAAGAGGGGCTCGGACTGAATCCATTCTCTCCATGCTTGTTCGT
Coding sequences within it:
- the tnpA gene encoding IS66 family insertion sequence element accessory protein TnpA yields the protein MAREDVQKKWEERIAAFRSSGEKAARWCKANQVDRRGLYTWMKRLSGSSPAAVKSATFVKAHITPEPEATPSACLRIRIGAAVIEVDAGFNPALLRDVVQALEVIC
- a CDS encoding transposase; translation: MKARKSSAIQPQMFQFVDMDELVPKKHILRQLNEALDFSIVHDWVAPLYTERTGRPAADPERMVRLMLLSYLFNHSERELYQLLPMHAGYLWFCGLDFESVVRPDSSRPSLPDRTTLVKTRKLWRTHGVFEKLMKHVVDQCIAAGLVQPDVHVGVDGTQVRANASIHSLKEITLAPVESIEDYLARMARQDEETGGVAHDSDDDRQPPAPPAQKERLLEDEATHEDFHGKTFSNKTHRSVTDPDARLYKKSNGQEAHLRYLVHDVTDIKSGVILSTQASIASGTAERETSLRQLFAIRFAHPQIRIRTLSADKAYGTTDYLQALFEQGIVPLVSLRNLTLEDVPAWKRQTNDPEKQRKRLAKIREIQIRNKAKRIQLMGSYRHLQKLRTRCEHVFAESKVAHGLGRARSRGLDCMQEQAVLTAIVQNLKRLCRFKKKRPQTGVLACPKPKSVMMEAVSDLLISALVGLFSSFFMPKRRLQLT
- a CDS encoding RNA polymerase alpha subunit C-terminal domain-containing protein, yielding MAASSKALRTCEKGHEYYKSSDCPTCPICEQERKPESGFLSLLSSPARRALEHEGIISVQQLANYSEKEILKLHGMGPASLPKLRDALGEHGLSFKTIGRP
- a CDS encoding ANL family adenylate-forming protein codes for the protein MYRSFLFDRFGEFGSRTAFVWRGTAYSYDWLANAVALLSEQLRLEGIERRVVSLEESYTPHAVAALFALFARGNIVLPLDPQLVEAKKLEYLAIGEAEARVRSDEGGIVARPHREGGISHPLLASLLMEGAPGLVIFSSGSTGKSKAAVHHADRLLGKFRKTGRPRRTIPFMMFDHIGGMNTLLQTLASGGSLCILEDRSPAEVCRVIERYRVEALPVSPTFMNLLLISGAYREFDLSSLEVVSYGSEVMPESTLAAWNAVFPNVRTVQAYGMSELGILRTKSKGGDSLLFSIESDSAQYRIVDGMLEVKTETAMLGYLNAPDPFTEDGWLRTGDEAIAEGGFIRILGRRSEIINIGGEKVYPAEVESVLQQLDFIEEAAVSAEPNAITGQMVTATVKLREELPLKEARRRIWAYCSDKLPPFKIPQKIVVTTESLVGSRMKKRRTPQQANRD
- a CDS encoding phytanoyl-CoA dioxygenase family protein — encoded protein: MQTTVERYAQELEQFHRDGYVVFKNALNAEQVAAVKEGIRQAFEGKGPEVMLQGPMFERGEIFESLVDYPGVSEFIEEVIGPDCQLSSMNGMRTIRENAVSKWHVDEALFLPLPDGVELDPRIQLPVYLCNALYYLDDITEDLGPTQIVPGSHRAGKHLAFADEIGMYKGRGPESVLVNAGDCLVFNSQLWHRGAPNRTDRPRYVQQIIYRKKFLVPRMSHDDNAGYRVPQDILDRANPRRKRLLGYNERIF